A window of the Polaribacter batillariae genome harbors these coding sequences:
- a CDS encoding DNA-directed RNA polymerase subunit alpha, translated as MAILNFQKPDKVIMIESTDFSGRFEFRPLEPGFGLTVGNALRRVLLSSLEGFAITSLRIDGVEHEFSTVPGVVEDVTEIILNLKQVRFKKQIDDTDRETVSVSVSGQEQFTAGDLQKFISGFQVLNPDLVICNMDKSVKLNAEITIEKGRGFVPAEENKKATAPIGTIFTDSIYTPIKNVKYSIENFRVEQKTDYEKLVFDIDTDGSINPKDALTEAAKILIHHFMLFSDERITLEADEIAQTETYDEESLHMRQLLKTRLIDMDLSVRALNCLKAAEVDTLGDLVSFNKSDLMKFRNFGKKSLTELEELVIVKGLNFGMDLSKYKLDRD; from the coding sequence ATGGCAATTTTAAATTTTCAGAAACCAGATAAAGTAATAATGATCGAATCTACAGATTTTTCTGGTAGATTTGAGTTTAGACCACTAGAACCAGGATTTGGTTTAACAGTAGGGAATGCTTTAAGAAGAGTACTTTTATCATCTTTAGAAGGTTTTGCAATAACATCATTAAGAATAGATGGTGTAGAACATGAGTTTTCTACAGTTCCAGGAGTTGTAGAAGATGTTACAGAAATTATTCTAAACTTAAAACAAGTACGTTTTAAGAAACAAATAGACGATACTGATAGAGAAACTGTTTCTGTATCTGTTTCTGGACAAGAGCAATTTACTGCAGGCGATTTACAAAAGTTTATTTCAGGTTTTCAGGTACTAAACCCAGATTTAGTAATCTGTAATATGGATAAATCTGTAAAATTAAATGCAGAAATTACCATAGAAAAAGGTAGAGGATTTGTTCCTGCAGAAGAAAATAAAAAAGCAACTGCACCAATTGGAACCATCTTTACAGACTCTATTTACACGCCAATAAAAAACGTAAAATATTCAATTGAAAACTTTCGTGTAGAACAAAAAACAGACTACGAAAAATTAGTTTTCGATATCGATACTGATGGATCCATCAATCCAAAAGATGCATTAACAGAAGCTGCAAAAATATTAATCCACCACTTTATGTTATTCTCAGACGAGCGTATTACTTTAGAGGCAGATGAAATTGCACAAACAGAAACGTATGATGAAGAATCATTACACATGCGTCAGTTATTAAAAACCAGATTAATCGACATGGATTTGTCTGTAAGAGCTTTAAATTGTTTAAAAGCAGCAGAAGTAGATACATTAGGAGATTTAGTTTCTTTTAACAAAAGCGACTTAATGAAGTTCCGTAACTTCGGTAAAAAATCATTAACAGAACTAGAAGAATTAGTAATTGTTAAAGGATTAAACTTTGGTATGGACTTAAGCAAATATAAATTAGATAGAGATTAA
- the rplQ gene encoding 50S ribosomal protein L17 — MRHGKKFNHLGRKTAHRKAMLANMTCSLIQHKRINTTLAKAKALRLFAEPLITKSKADTTHNRRIVFSYLRDKFAVTELFKEISVKIADRPGGYLRIIKLGNRQGDNAPMAMIEFVDYNEIYNPKGKKAKRSTRRGRSKKANAPQVEQTTTEEKSEE, encoded by the coding sequence ATGAGACACGGAAAAAAATTTAACCACTTAGGAAGAAAAACAGCGCACAGAAAAGCGATGTTAGCAAATATGACTTGTTCTTTAATACAGCACAAGCGTATTAACACAACACTTGCAAAAGCAAAAGCACTGCGTTTATTCGCAGAGCCTTTAATTACGAAGTCTAAAGCAGATACAACTCATAACAGACGTATTGTTTTTAGTTATTTACGTGATAAATTTGCTGTTACAGAATTATTTAAAGAAATCTCTGTAAAAATTGCAGATAGACCAGGAGGTTATTTACGTATTATTAAATTAGGAAACCGTCAAGGAGACAATGCTCCTATGGCAATGATAGAATTTGTAGATTACAACGAAATTTACAATCCTAAAGGTAAAAAAGCGAAGAGATCTACGCGTAGAGGAAGAAGCAAAAAAGCAAATGCCCCACAAGTAGAACAAACAACAACAGAAGAAAAATCTGAAGAATAA
- the carA gene encoding glutamine-hydrolyzing carbamoyl-phosphate synthase small subunit — protein MKYQTRKKALVLLADGTIFYGKSVGIEGTATGEICFNTGMTGYQEIFTDPSYFGQIMVMANAHIGNYGVNKEEVESDGIKISGLICRNFSFTHSRVNSDGNLKDWFEAHNLVGISDVDTRALVAYIRDNGAMNAIISTDVDNIDALKKQLAAVPSMKGLELASKVSTKEPYFVGDENADIKIAALDIGIKKNILRNFTKRGAYIKVFPYNSSFEDLASFNPDGYFISNGPGDPEPLKDAQEVAKEIIKRNLPLFGICLGHQVIALANSISTYKMHNGHRGINHPVKNLLTGKGEITSQNHGFAINREETEANSDVEITHLHLNDHTVAGIQMKNKPVFSVQHHPEASPGPHDSEYLFDQFIDTIKKHNNVPA, from the coding sequence ATGAAATATCAAACACGAAAAAAAGCCTTAGTTTTATTAGCAGACGGAACTATTTTTTACGGTAAATCTGTAGGTATAGAAGGGACAGCCACAGGAGAAATTTGTTTTAATACGGGGATGACAGGTTACCAAGAAATTTTTACAGATCCATCTTACTTTGGGCAAATAATGGTAATGGCCAATGCACACATTGGAAATTACGGAGTAAATAAAGAAGAAGTAGAATCTGATGGAATTAAAATCTCCGGATTAATTTGTAGAAATTTTAGTTTTACACATTCTAGAGTAAATTCAGATGGAAATTTAAAAGATTGGTTTGAAGCACATAATTTAGTTGGAATATCGGATGTAGATACCAGAGCATTAGTAGCATATATTAGAGATAATGGAGCAATGAATGCCATTATATCTACAGATGTCGATAATATAGATGCATTAAAAAAGCAATTAGCAGCAGTACCAAGTATGAAAGGTTTAGAACTCGCCTCTAAAGTTTCTACCAAAGAACCTTATTTTGTTGGAGATGAAAACGCTGATATTAAAATAGCTGCTTTAGACATAGGTATCAAGAAAAATATTTTAAGAAACTTTACTAAAAGAGGCGCCTATATAAAAGTATTTCCTTATAATTCTTCATTTGAAGATTTAGCTTCTTTTAATCCAGATGGATATTTTATTTCAAATGGTCCAGGAGATCCAGAACCATTAAAAGATGCGCAAGAAGTCGCAAAAGAAATTATCAAAAGAAACCTCCCTTTATTCGGAATTTGTTTAGGCCACCAAGTTATTGCTTTGGCAAATAGTATTTCTACTTATAAAATGCACAATGGGCACAGAGGAATCAATCATCCTGTGAAAAATTTATTAACAGGAAAAGGAGAAATTACCTCACAAAACCACGGTTTTGCCATCAATAGAGAAGAAACAGAAGCAAATTCTGATGTAGAAATTACACACCTTCACTTAAACGACCATACAGTTGCTGGTATTCAAATGAAAAATAAACCCGTTTTTTCTGTTCAACATCATCCAGAAGCAAGCCCAGGACCACATGATTCAGAATATTTATTTGATCAATTTATAGATACCATAAAAAAACACAATAACGTACCTGCTTAG
- the eno gene encoding phosphopyruvate hydratase, whose translation MSIIISVHARQIFDSRGNPTVEVDVTTENGILGRAAVPSGASTGEHEAVELRDGGKDYMGKGVLKAVKNVNDEIASELLGVSVFEQNAIDQLMRDLDGTPNKSKLGANAILGVSLAVAKAAANELGMPLYRYIGGVSANTLPVPMMNIINGGSHSDAPIAFQEFMVMPVKATSFSHAMKMGSEIFHHLKKVLHDRNLSTAVGDEGGFAPTLNGTEDALDTIGLAVKNAGYSLGDDVMIALDCAAAEFHVDGAYDYTKFEGSKGKVRTSKEQADYLAELAANYPIISIEDGMDENDWEGWKYLTEKIGDKVQLVGDDLFVTNVERLSKGIKNGIANSILIKVNQIGTLTETIAAVNMAKNAGFTSVMSHRSGETEDNTIADLAVALNCGQIKTGSASRSDRMAKYNQLLRIEEELGDIAYFPKQDAFKI comes from the coding sequence ATGAGCATTATTATTAGCGTTCACGCACGTCAAATTTTCGATTCAAGAGGAAACCCAACTGTAGAAGTAGATGTAACTACAGAAAACGGAATTTTAGGTAGAGCAGCAGTTCCTTCAGGAGCATCAACAGGAGAACACGAAGCTGTTGAGTTAAGAGATGGAGGAAAAGATTACATGGGAAAAGGGGTTTTAAAAGCCGTTAAAAATGTAAATGACGAAATCGCTTCAGAATTGTTAGGCGTTTCTGTTTTCGAACAAAATGCAATCGACCAATTAATGAGAGATTTAGATGGTACACCAAACAAATCTAAATTAGGTGCAAATGCAATTTTAGGAGTTTCTTTAGCGGTTGCTAAAGCAGCAGCGAATGAATTAGGAATGCCATTATACAGATATATTGGAGGTGTTTCTGCAAACACATTACCAGTTCCAATGATGAATATTATCAATGGAGGTTCGCATTCAGATGCTCCAATTGCGTTTCAAGAATTTATGGTAATGCCTGTAAAAGCAACTTCTTTCTCTCATGCAATGAAAATGGGATCTGAGATTTTTCATCATTTAAAGAAAGTTTTACACGATAGAAATTTATCTACAGCAGTTGGAGATGAAGGCGGTTTTGCACCAACTTTAAACGGAACAGAAGATGCATTAGATACAATAGGTTTGGCAGTTAAAAATGCAGGGTATTCTTTAGGAGACGATGTAATGATTGCCTTAGACTGTGCAGCAGCAGAATTTCATGTAGATGGAGCTTACGATTACACAAAATTCGAAGGAAGCAAAGGAAAAGTAAGAACAAGCAAAGAACAAGCAGATTATTTAGCAGAATTGGCTGCTAATTATCCAATTATTTCTATCGAAGATGGTATGGATGAAAACGATTGGGAAGGTTGGAAATATTTAACAGAAAAAATTGGAGATAAAGTGCAATTGGTTGGAGACGATTTATTTGTAACCAATGTAGAGCGTTTATCAAAAGGAATTAAAAACGGCATTGCAAATTCCATTTTAATTAAAGTAAACCAAATAGGAACTTTAACTGAAACAATTGCAGCCGTAAATATGGCAAAAAATGCAGGTTTTACCTCTGTAATGTCTCATAGATCTGGAGAAACTGAAGATAATACAATTGCAGATTTAGCTGTAGCGTTAAATTGTGGTCAAATTAAAACAGGTTCAGCTTCTCGTTCAGATAGAATGGCGAAATACAATCAACTATTAAGAATTGAAGAAGAGTTAGGAGATATTGCTTATTTTCCAAAGCAAGATGCTTTTAAAATCTAA
- a CDS encoding citrate synthase — MSDIAKLQIGENSYEFPLVKGTENEVAIDIKTLRGATNGIITIDPGYKNTGSCESAITFLDGEKGILRYRGYAIEELAEKADFLEVAYALIFGDLPTKQQLDKFHADIKTKSVVDDDIKKILDAFPKTAHPMGILSSLTSALTAFNPSSVNVDSEEEMYNAIVKIMAKFPVLVAWTMRKQKGLPLNYGSKSLGYVENIMRMMFEEPNEDYVMNPIIKDALDKLLILHADHEQNCSTSTVRIVGSSHAGLFASIASGISALWGPLHGGANQAVLEMLEAIRKDGGDTKKYMAKAKDKSDPFRLMGFGHRVYKNFDPRAKIIKKAADEVLKDLGIEDPILDIARGLEQEALNDSYFVDRKLYPNVDFYSGIIYRAMGIPVEMFTVMFAMGRLPGWIAQWKEMRLNKEPIGRPRQIYTGENLRPFKSIDNR, encoded by the coding sequence ATGTCAGATATAGCAAAATTACAGATTGGAGAAAATTCGTACGAATTTCCGCTTGTGAAAGGAACAGAAAATGAAGTTGCAATAGATATAAAAACTTTAAGAGGTGCAACAAATGGTATTATTACAATAGATCCAGGATATAAAAATACAGGTTCTTGTGAAAGTGCCATTACATTTTTAGATGGAGAAAAAGGAATTTTAAGATATAGAGGATATGCAATTGAAGAATTGGCAGAAAAAGCAGATTTTTTAGAAGTTGCCTATGCCTTAATTTTTGGAGATTTACCAACAAAACAACAATTAGATAAATTTCACGCAGATATTAAAACAAAATCTGTGGTAGATGACGATATTAAAAAAATATTAGATGCTTTTCCTAAGACTGCGCATCCAATGGGTATTTTATCTTCGTTAACCAGTGCTTTAACAGCATTTAATCCTTCATCTGTAAATGTAGATTCTGAAGAAGAAATGTACAATGCTATTGTTAAAATAATGGCAAAATTTCCTGTTTTAGTAGCTTGGACAATGCGCAAGCAAAAAGGCTTACCTTTAAATTATGGATCGAAATCTTTAGGTTATGTAGAGAATATAATGCGAATGATGTTCGAAGAACCAAATGAAGACTATGTGATGAACCCAATTATAAAAGATGCCTTAGATAAATTATTAATTTTGCATGCAGATCACGAACAAAACTGTTCTACCTCTACAGTAAGAATTGTAGGTTCTTCTCACGCTGGTTTATTTGCCTCTATAGCTTCAGGAATTTCTGCACTTTGGGGGCCACTTCATGGAGGAGCAAACCAAGCCGTTTTAGAAATGTTAGAAGCCATAAGAAAAGATGGTGGAGACACAAAAAAATACATGGCAAAAGCCAAAGACAAATCGGACCCTTTTAGATTAATGGGTTTTGGGCATAGAGTTTATAAAAACTTCGATCCAAGAGCAAAAATTATTAAAAAAGCAGCAGACGAAGTTTTAAAAGATTTAGGAATCGAAGACCCTATTTTAGACATCGCAAGAGGCTTAGAACAAGAAGCTTTAAATGATTCTTATTTTGTAGATAGAAAATTATACCCGAATGTAGATTTTTACTCAGGTATTATTTACAGAGCAATGGGTATTCCTGTTGAAATGTTTACAGTAATGTTTGCAATGGGACGTTTACCAGGTTGGATTGCTCAATGGAAAGAAATGCGTTTAAATAAAGAACCAATTGGTCGCCCACGTCAAATTTATACAGGAGAAAATTTAAGACCATTTAAGTCTATAGACAATAGATAA
- a CDS encoding dimethylarginine dimethylaminohydrolase family protein encodes MLQLNIKNETSKLKAVVLGTAKSNGGVPKVEDCYDPKSVQHVIAGTYPKEKDMILEMEAVEKVLKKYNVEVFRPKVIENYNQIFARDIAFVIDDKFIKANILPDRDQEIEAINHVIAQIDSNKIIKLPEECHVEGGDVMPWNDYIFVGTYSGKDYSEHITARTNIDAVITLQEIFPEKTVKSFELRKDNTNPKENALHLDCCFQPIGKNKAIIHKNGFLIEKEYQWLVNFFGKENIFEITKEEMYHMNSNVFSISEDVIISEKNFTRLNTWLRENGFTVEEVPYAEIAKQEGLLRCSTMPLIRE; translated from the coding sequence ATGTTACAACTCAATATTAAAAACGAAACATCAAAACTAAAAGCAGTCGTTTTAGGAACTGCGAAAAGTAATGGTGGAGTACCAAAAGTTGAAGATTGTTACGACCCCAAAAGCGTACAACATGTAATTGCAGGAACCTATCCAAAAGAAAAAGACATGATTTTGGAAATGGAAGCAGTCGAAAAAGTTCTAAAGAAGTACAATGTAGAAGTTTTTAGACCCAAAGTTATTGAAAATTACAATCAAATTTTTGCTAGAGATATCGCTTTTGTAATAGACGACAAATTTATAAAAGCAAACATTCTACCAGATAGAGACCAAGAAATAGAAGCCATTAACCATGTAATTGCTCAAATCGACTCCAATAAGATTATTAAACTGCCAGAAGAATGCCACGTAGAAGGTGGAGACGTAATGCCTTGGAACGATTATATTTTCGTAGGAACATATTCAGGTAAAGATTATTCCGAACACATCACTGCCCGTACAAATATAGATGCAGTAATTACTTTGCAAGAAATTTTTCCAGAGAAAACTGTAAAATCTTTCGAATTAAGAAAAGATAATACAAACCCAAAAGAAAATGCGTTGCATTTAGACTGCTGTTTTCAGCCCATAGGAAAAAACAAAGCCATTATACATAAAAACGGATTTTTAATAGAAAAAGAATACCAATGGTTGGTTAATTTCTTCGGAAAAGAAAACATTTTCGAAATTACAAAAGAAGAAATGTATCATATGAATAGTAACGTTTTTTCAATTTCTGAAGATGTTATTATTTCAGAAAAAAACTTTACCAGATTAAATACTTGGTTAAGAGAAAATGGTTTTACTGTAGAAGAAGTACCCTATGCAGAGATTGCGAAACAAGAAGGTTTGTTGCGCTGCTCTACAATGCCTTTAATAAGAGAGTAG
- the ctlX gene encoding citrulline utilization hydrolase CtlX, which produces MQQTTNTILMVRPIQFRMNEQTAVNNYFQEDLELRNTEINRKAQEEFDNHVNTLRSYGVNVIVVSDTLKNDTPDSIFPNNWVSFHADGTVALYPMFAVNRRLERREDILETLEKEGFLIENIVDYTSAEEEAIFLEATGSVILDRVNRKAYCALSPRADEELFIEFCEDFEYTPVIFVANQTVEGKREPIYHTNVMMCVAETFVVICLDTIDDKKERKNVLRHFKEDGKQVIEITEEQMHNFAGNMLQVRGKEDELFLVMSKAAHDSLTQSQIAKINNHCKIISSSLETIETCGGGSARCMMAEVFLPKA; this is translated from the coding sequence ATGCAACAAACTACCAATACAATTTTAATGGTTCGACCTATTCAATTTAGAATGAACGAACAAACAGCTGTAAATAACTATTTTCAAGAAGATTTAGAGTTAAGAAATACAGAAATTAACAGAAAAGCACAAGAAGAATTCGACAACCATGTAAATACTTTAAGAAGTTATGGAGTAAATGTAATTGTCGTTTCAGATACACTAAAAAACGATACTCCAGATTCTATTTTTCCTAACAACTGGGTTTCTTTTCATGCAGATGGTACTGTAGCTCTGTACCCGATGTTTGCAGTAAATAGAAGATTAGAAAGAAGAGAAGATATTTTAGAAACCTTAGAAAAAGAAGGTTTTTTAATCGAGAATATTGTCGATTATACATCTGCAGAAGAAGAAGCTATTTTTTTAGAAGCAACAGGAAGCGTTATTTTAGACCGTGTAAACAGAAAAGCATATTGTGCTTTATCTCCAAGAGCAGACGAAGAATTATTTATAGAATTTTGTGAAGATTTCGAATATACACCCGTAATTTTTGTAGCAAACCAAACTGTAGAAGGTAAAAGAGAACCCATTTACCATACCAATGTTATGATGTGCGTAGCAGAAACCTTTGTGGTAATTTGTTTAGATACTATAGATGATAAAAAAGAAAGAAAAAATGTTTTAAGACATTTTAAAGAAGATGGAAAACAAGTTATAGAAATTACTGAAGAGCAGATGCACAATTTTGCAGGAAATATGTTGCAAGTTCGCGGAAAAGAAGATGAGCTATTTTTAGTAATGAGTAAAGCTGCACACGATTCTTTAACGCAGAGTCAAATCGCCAAAATAAACAACCACTGTAAAATTATTTCGAGTTCTTTAGAAACCATAGAAACCTGTGGTGGTGGAAGCGCACGTTGTATGATGGCAGAAGTTTTTCTACCAAAAGCATAA
- a CDS encoding PrsW family intramembrane metalloprotease, translating to MSLLLLAIAPVFVIIIYIYFKDKYEKEPIGVLTKSFLLGATVSIILTVVFGFIAARVFPLTDAKNVLQQFLQAFFVVALVEESSKYIIVKFYAQRNAAFNEPFDGIVYAVMVSMGFAALENVLYTFQHGAGTGLLRAFTAVPAHATFGILMGYFMGKAKFSNNRITLNLLGLLLATAFHGAYDFFLFINFIPGISIGAFISLIIGIVLSNKAIKRHQNSSNFRV from the coding sequence ATGAGTTTACTCTTATTAGCAATTGCGCCCGTTTTTGTAATTATAATTTACATTTATTTTAAAGATAAATACGAAAAAGAACCCATTGGAGTTTTAACTAAAAGTTTCCTTTTAGGAGCAACTGTAAGTATTATTTTAACGGTTGTTTTTGGGTTTATTGCAGCAAGAGTATTTCCTTTAACAGATGCCAAAAATGTACTACAACAATTTTTACAAGCATTTTTTGTAGTGGCTTTGGTAGAAGAATCATCAAAATATATTATTGTAAAATTTTATGCACAAAGAAATGCAGCTTTTAACGAGCCTTTTGATGGAATAGTTTACGCAGTAATGGTTTCTATGGGATTTGCAGCGTTAGAAAATGTTCTATATACTTTTCAGCATGGGGCAGGAACTGGGTTGTTAAGAGCTTTTACTGCGGTACCTGCACACGCTACTTTTGGTATTTTAATGGGGTATTTTATGGGGAAAGCAAAATTTTCTAACAATAGAATTACACTTAATCTATTAGGATTATTGTTGGCAACCGCTTTTCATGGAGCCTACGATTTTTTCTTATTCATCAATTTTATTCCAGGCATCTCTATAGGTGCTTTTATTTCGTTAATTATTGGCATTGTGCTTTCCAATAAAGCGATTAAAAGACATCAAAATAGTTCTAATTTTAGAGTTTAG
- the pafA gene encoding alkaline phosphatase PafA, translating into MKYSILYLLAATLLFSNGNQKPVKQERPKLVIGIVIDQMRYDYLTRYESRYGEGGFKRLLNNGFSLENAHYNYIPTYTAVGHTSIYTGTTPANHGIISNNWYDKFLKKSIYCVDDNNYKTVGNDGVVGQKSPFRLYTTTITDELHLAQNMKGKTIGISIKDRSAILPVGHTANAAYWYDGGNKNQWISSSFYMNDLPNWVKKFNTNNNADTYLNTPWETLYDIETYTQSRADNNIFENNLVGKETPTFPKDLKKLREKNGNFSLIKTVPAGNTYTVDFAKAAIKAEQLGKSEYTDFLAVSFSSTDYVGHKYGVSAVETEDTYLRLDKDLEDFFNFLDKEVGKGNYTLFLTADHAAVHVPAYLQSLKIPAHYLDIQKFREFILEVTKKYFNSTELIENVSNYQIFLDKKKIESLGLNKNDVAQRLADEVVNFDQIYKAVTARTLQTTSFTDGILNSLQNGYNQKFSGDVLMVPYPATLISSRKGTSHGSGYSYDTHVPIIFYGNGIKKGSSAKKYEIIDIAPTIANLLKIEAPNGTSGKVIEEALEK; encoded by the coding sequence ATGAAATATTCTATTTTATACTTATTAGCGGCTACACTTCTATTTTCTAACGGCAATCAAAAGCCTGTAAAACAAGAAAGACCAAAACTGGTTATTGGAATCGTAATCGACCAAATGCGATACGATTATTTAACTCGTTACGAAAGTAGGTATGGAGAAGGTGGTTTTAAACGTTTGCTAAATAATGGGTTTTCTTTAGAAAATGCACATTATAATTACATTCCTACCTACACTGCTGTGGGGCACACTTCTATTTATACAGGAACCACACCTGCAAATCATGGAATTATTTCTAATAATTGGTACGATAAGTTCTTAAAAAAATCTATCTATTGTGTAGATGATAACAACTATAAAACTGTTGGTAATGATGGAGTTGTTGGACAAAAATCTCCCTTTAGATTATATACGACTACAATTACAGACGAATTGCACCTAGCACAAAACATGAAAGGGAAAACGATTGGAATTTCAATAAAAGATCGTTCTGCAATCTTACCTGTTGGACATACTGCAAATGCAGCCTATTGGTACGATGGTGGTAATAAAAACCAATGGATTTCTAGTTCTTTTTACATGAACGATTTGCCTAATTGGGTAAAAAAATTTAATACCAATAACAATGCAGATACCTACTTAAACACACCTTGGGAAACTTTATACGATATTGAAACATACACCCAAAGTAGAGCTGATAATAATATTTTTGAAAATAATTTAGTTGGAAAAGAAACACCTACGTTTCCTAAAGATTTGAAAAAATTAAGAGAAAAAAACGGTAATTTTAGTTTGATAAAAACAGTTCCTGCAGGAAATACTTATACCGTAGATTTTGCAAAAGCAGCCATTAAAGCAGAACAGTTAGGAAAAAGTGAATACACAGATTTTTTGGCTGTTAGTTTTTCTTCTACAGATTATGTTGGTCATAAATATGGCGTTTCTGCAGTAGAAACTGAAGATACTTACTTGCGCTTAGATAAAGATTTAGAAGATTTTTTTAATTTTTTAGATAAAGAAGTTGGAAAAGGAAATTACACTTTATTTTTAACTGCAGATCATGCAGCTGTTCACGTTCCTGCATATTTGCAATCTCTAAAAATTCCTGCACATTATTTAGATATTCAAAAGTTTAGAGAGTTTATTTTAGAAGTTACTAAGAAGTATTTTAATTCTACAGAATTAATTGAAAACGTTTCTAACTATCAAATATTTCTTGACAAAAAGAAAATAGAATCTTTAGGTTTAAATAAAAATGATGTTGCACAAAGGTTGGCGGATGAAGTTGTAAACTTCGATCAAATTTACAAAGCTGTAACTGCAAGAACGCTGCAAACCACATCTTTTACCGATGGCATTTTAAACTCACTTCAAAATGGCTACAATCAAAAATTTTCTGGCGATGTTTTAATGGTTCCTTATCCTGCTACTTTAATTTCTTCTAGAAAAGGCACAAGCCATGGTTCTGGTTATTCTTACGACACACATGTTCCTATAATTTTCTATGGCAATGGAATTAAAAAAGGTTCTTCTGCTAAAAAATATGAAATTATAGATATTGCACCAACAATTGCTAATTTATTAAAAATTGAAGCACCCAATGGAACTTCAGGAAAAGTAATTGAAGAAGCTTTAGAAAAATAA
- a CDS encoding MlaE family ABC transporter permease has translation MNYLEHIGKYFIMLGRVFKKPQRSRIFYQAVMKEIEDLGIKSIGIIMFISFFIGGVIALQTALNLESPFIPDSLIGFAAKRSVILEFAPTFCCIILAGKVGSYITSSIGTMRVTEQIDALDVMGINSISHLVLPKVVATLFFYPFLILLAMFLGIFGGWIAGVFSGLFAGTDYIIGLQTDFKPFLIVYAMIKTLVFSFLIATVPSYHGYYVKGGSIAVGRASTQSVVWTTILIVIMNYILTQLLLT, from the coding sequence ATGAATTATTTAGAACATATTGGTAAATACTTTATTATGTTAGGACGTGTTTTTAAAAAACCACAACGTTCTCGCATTTTTTATCAAGCAGTAATGAAAGAGATAGAAGATTTAGGGATAAAATCGATAGGAATTATTATGTTTATTTCTTTCTTTATTGGGGGTGTAATTGCTTTGCAAACAGCCTTAAATTTAGAAAGTCCTTTTATTCCAGATTCCTTAATTGGTTTTGCCGCAAAAAGATCTGTAATTTTAGAATTTGCGCCAACTTTTTGCTGCATTATTTTGGCAGGAAAAGTAGGGTCTTATATAACTTCTAGTATTGGTACAATGCGTGTAACAGAGCAAATAGATGCATTGGATGTTATGGGAATAAACTCCATAAGTCATTTAGTTTTACCAAAAGTAGTTGCTACCTTATTCTTTTATCCGTTCTTAATTCTTTTAGCAATGTTTTTAGGAATTTTTGGAGGTTGGATTGCAGGAGTTTTTTCGGGTTTATTTGCTGGTACAGATTATATAATAGGGTTGCAAACAGATTTTAAACCCTTTTTAATCGTATATGCGATGATAAAAACTTTAGTATTTTCATTTTTAATAGCTACAGTACCTTCTTACCACGGTTATTATGTAAAAGGAGGTTCGATTGCTGTAGGAAGGGCAAGTACACAATCTGTAGTTTGGACAACGATTTTAATTGTAATAATGAACTATATTTTAACTCAATTATTACTAACTTAA